DNA from Triticum aestivum cultivar Chinese Spring chromosome 7D, IWGSC CS RefSeq v2.1, whole genome shotgun sequence:
CTATGAGTCATCTGATCCCCAACTAGCACTATGGGCCATCCGAACCCAGAACTTAGCACTATCAGTTGTCTGGGTCCACAAGCACCACGATGGGTTGTCCGGACCACGACTAGCAGTATGGGTCATCCGAACTAACAAATACCGCTACGGGTCATCCAGACCACGACTAGCACAATGAGCCATACTTCGTCAATTCTACTACTAGCACTATGGTCGTTCAAACCCACAACTACTAATATGAGTAATCCGAATCCACGACTAGCACTATGGGTTGTCAGCACCAGTACTAGAACTATGGGCGTACGGTCTCTCGACTACCCTTACAGATACTACCAACATAGAACTATCACTAGGGGTCATACGGACCCACAACTACCACTTTGGGACGTGTGGATCCACAAGTACCATAACAGGTCATCCGAACGCTCAACTACCTTGAATGATAGTCCCGACACACAACTACCACCACAGGTCATTCCAACCCATAACTACCACTATGGGTCATCTTGGTCTACAAGTACCGCTACGACCCATTCAGACCCATAACCAGCATAGAGCTACCATGTAGAGCTAACATGCACCCGAACCTGATCTACATTATTGGTTCTATTTGCATCAAACTGATTGTtacaaagccaagttctatagtgaagtTTAACTAACATCTCCTAAATTGGTACTCATGGAATTTTTCTAGGAACTTTTATTTTTGGATATTTTTCCCAGAAAAAATATTCTACCCAATTTTGAGCCAAAAATGCTCCTGAACTTGAATTTTGCTTTTAGTTTTTTTCCTGTCCGAGAAAGCTTCTTGAAATCTTCCTAGACTAAATATAAGGGTAGTGTGGATTTTTTGAGATTTTTCATGCCAAATTTTGAGTTTTTTCTTCCTGAAAAATTTTTTTttttccttctatttttttctgtttggAAGAACTTCTTGAAACTTTCCCAGATTGAATGAGCTAAGAATAGTATggatttttttctttctgaaatcttGTTTTTGGGGTAAATATTGAGCCAAAATGGTCCTGAATTTGAATTTTGCTTCTATTTTTTTTCTATTCATCAAAACTTCTAGAAACTTTCCCAGATTGAATATAGGGTATCGTGAATTTTTGAGAGTTTTTATGGAAACTTATTTTTTAACAATTTTTTTACCGAAAATGCTCCTGaatttgaattttgcttctagttttatttctttttggcAAAACTTCTTCAGTGCAACGCCCAAAGCAGTGAACATCCCCAAGCCCGCTAGTAGTCTTCTCTCACGCCATGGCCATTAGggaaaataaaatttaaaaatttaaaaatataCACTAGAAAATGAAATAAATCATGGGAGTGCTATgataaataaaatgaaaatgaaaaccACTAAAAAAAGTACATATTCAGAAAACAAGATCACGGATACATGGCAGAGTTAGAATAACCTAACAAGTTTTCCGGAGGAATTGCTAGCACACAATTAACTACAAAGCAGAGGTAGACAGCGGTGCCTGCCCGGTGAGACAGAGTTTGACGACTGCGCTGTCCGGCGAGACACGAGGTCGACAGGAGGTAGACGATGGCGGCTGGCTGGCGAGTCGGAGGTAAACGATGGTGGCAGAAGGCTGTCCAGTACTCACACTACTGCTACAATGAACACCCAACACAGACAATAAACCTGCAGCCAGAAAATCAACTTTACATGGGACAATCActaaaatttattactaaacattgaTTATAGTGCCCTAACGACGAACTAAACTGAATCATCAATTGCatagaaaataaagaaaaatagagctGGCTACCGCATGATATCCCTGGTGCAGAACTATTGCAACTGCACTAAATCAATCCTAAGTACACTTAATTTTATGTGATGTGCAGGAAAGCATGGTTGATTAAGAGAGAAAATCATGGTGGAAATGATAAAATCAGTATTATGGCATCCTTTGCTCTGTCGGTTGTACAATTGTGTAAAATTTCCTTGATGACTACCGTCATGTATACAAAGATAGAAGAAAAGGTCAATACTAAATCTGGTAGACTTGATTCCACAGAAAAAGGATCTGCTAGACTAAACACAGCGAGTTTAAACTATAGAGTGCTGAAAACAGAGTACCTGATGCTCACTGTTTGAACCGGTGGCTGCCTTAATAATTGACGTTATTTTTGCTGCCGTAGGGAATACACAAACTCAGACGACAACCGTGGACTATGAACATCTCGCTTTCTCCTACACGAAAGTCCTGCATGCATTGGAGAAGATTTCGATGAGACACTTCAGTTTTATAGAAAATAGTAAGAGTTTCACTTGCTTTGGCAAATAACATGAACTGTGGCCAAGCAGATTTGTCATGGCAAAGTAAGGACTTGGAAGTCAAACAAATTAGCCTTGGttttatgtagtactccctccgttcctaaatataagtctttctagagattgcaccaagtgactacatacagagcaaaatgaatgaatctacactttaaaatatgtctacatacatccgtatgttgtattccatttgaaatgtctaaaaagacttatatttaggaacggagagagtacatctTAATGCAAGAATAGTAATAGCATGTGAGTACCATGGAAATGTAGTCTCCATTTTTGCACTAAGAAGACTGATACTACAGATTATGAATTTATTAGACACAAAACAAGTGCATAGTGTCTTCTAGAATTGTTAGGCCACTCCAGCTATACAATCTCTAAGCAGCATATAACACACTCTTCATAGTTATGAAAACATTATCatagcaactactccctccgtcccataatgtaagaccatttttgacactacactagtgtcaaaaaacaccTTACatcatgggacggagggagtaatatttaacTACTCTTCAGAAATTGCAGAATCTCTGTAGTTTATCATATGTCTGAATTTTGATCCTCTCCACTACCTATGCTTAGTGGGATTTATTACCAGTATTCTCTGTAGTTTATAAGCAGCAAATGCCACTGGGGAATGCTACATGTTGTAAAAAATTTGTGAACTCTGAACCTGTGTCTCTTCTAAACTTCAAAACAAACACATGCAACTGAACTATGAAACTGTTATTAGCACTAGTTAAGTTGTTCCAAGCCATAGTTTACATGTATGACCTGAACTTGTATGTGTATGCTGCAGCAAGATTTCAGTTGTTCGAACATGCTGTTACAAGTAATCCAAAATTCAAGATTTCATTACTGAATAAAGGCTTGACAGTTAACAGAATTTATACATGTATGGCCTGAACTTGTGTACGTGTATGATACAGGAGTATGACCATAAGCTTACATAGTTAACTGTTGATTCTGGAAACTTTAAGGCTGCAATTTCTACTTGTATGTTTGTGTGACAAACCAAATGATTCTTTGCTGAAAAAAATTCATATCATATCCCTTTTTCTTTAGAGTTTTGTGTTGATGATTCGTGCATGTAAAAAACGTGGCAGCAGCAGCGTGCTAACAGTCAGCAGCAGCATCATCATTGCAGGCATCGAGGACGCGGGCCAGCCGCTAATCATGCGATTAGTGACTGCGGAAGTTGCGCAATCTAGCGAACGCACTGCTGGCGTATCCACTACCAATCTGAACTCTAACTGCTAACTGAATTTTATTTCAAGGTGCTGCAATGTGCAGTTGCTCCATGTCTCCACCGCCAGCACAAGGCGTGAGGAGGGAAGGATGGGAGGAAGAGATGAGGGCAGGGGAAGAGATACCTCTGTTCTACGACCAAGTGCAGCCGGGATCTCCAATACCTCGCGGCGGCGGCGTCCCCTCCAGAACCTCACGCGGCGTCGGTGGGGACGTATGTGGGGGAGCGGCCACTACGACCAAGACCAGCCGGGGCTTCGCCTCCTGGATCTCGCGTCGGCGTCTTCGCCTGCAGGTCCTCGCGCCGACGTAGGTCCTCACTCCTGCGCCGCCGTCTCCCAGGTCCTCGCGCCGGCTCCTCCCTCTCGCGAGATGGGTTAGCCAGATGCGGGGGTTTGACCAGCGGAGTACTGAAAAAAAACACACATGACCATAATACCCTTATTGACTAAACTCAATTTTTTAATTAACAGGCTAGAACCAACGGTGGAAAATAATCGATGGGGGAGTTACATGAAATTACAATTGGTAACTCCCCAATCACCGTAAAAGAGCTCTTTATTGAATTACTAAAGATTTTTCATATAGGATGTATATACAAAGATTTTTCATATAGGATGTATATACATCCAGAAATCAAACGTTCTTGTCCTTTCTCCCCTGACTTTCGTGCTGCTCGTATTTAGAAAACACGCTACTTCGCCCAAACCCGTATGTAACAGCCTGCGGACTCGATTCCAGGGGCATATGCCGCCAGGTTATTCACCTTGGTTGGACGCGAACGAATGGAACCTGGCAGTATATTTTACTGTTTTTTCAACTGCACAGAGAAATAGACGAAATAGAAATATTGAAACGGCAATCCAGAGTTGAAGACCATCACTATGGGCGTGATTGGTTGCTTTCGCTGCCGGGCCTGGCTCAGAGGGAAAAAACGAGCCAGACTGCGCAGGGCCTGGGTAAGCAAAAACAGGGTCAAAAATGTAGATGGCCAGttgattggttgcctgcattggGAGTCTTTTCATCGAGATGCAATTTTCACCCGGCGTTTGGTTGCATACATGCATATGATTACCAGCATTAACAACAAAACTTAACAGCCATCAGGTTGGGTTTGACATTTCGTCAAACACTTTGAGCGCGCCGGAGCTTCCACTGCCCATTGTGCCCACCACCAACTCCCGGCAGCTGTGGACGCGCCCGACTCGctgccgtggccgtggccgtggccgcgcCCGGCTCGCCGCTGTGGCCGTGGCCGCGCCCGACTCGCCGCGGTTGTGTGCTGGGCTTGGGCTTGGGCGGAGAGGTCACCGGGGAGAGGGAGGAAGAGGCGGGCGTAGAGGCTGCCGCGTGGGAGGAGCTCGTAGACGAGGAGCCGCTCATGGGCCTGCGCACAGTAGCCGACGAGGGCGACCAGGTTGGGGTGCCGCAGCGTCATTAGCATCGCGCACTCCACCACGAACTCATGGCACCCCTGCGCGCCGCCGCGGCACAGCTGCTTCACGGCCACCGTCGGCGGCGCGCCGGCGGcgtcctcgtcgccgccgtccaggCGGAGATGGCACTTGTACACCATGCCGAAGCTGCCATGGCCGAGCAGGTTGGACGCGGAGAAGCCGTCCGTGGCCGCGGACAGCTGCTCCAGTGTGAACTTCCGCGCGGCGCGGCCGGCCACGCTGCCGCTGTCGTCGCTGCGGCGGCGGAGGCTCATGGAGGTCTCCGCGGCGTGGCTGGAGGGGCTGGACGGGGCCGCATTGCCAGCGCAGGGGACGCAGGGGAGGCTCGATAGGCGGTGGCCGGCCCAGGAGAAGTAGCGGAAGGCGTGTTTGATTCCGTCCAGCCTCGCCTTCCGCCCCTCTACTTTGATCCGCTCTACGAGGTGTTGGATCCGCTCCCCTGCTTCCATGGCGGACGGGATCGACGGGATCGCACTGGagtagagggagagagaggggattgaggattagggagagagagagggattaaCTCGAGACACACGTCTCCAGAGAGCCACCCACATGCGCCTCGAAGCATCCCTCGAGCCTGGCTCTCGGGAAACTGCCGATTCGGCCGTTCCCAACGGGCCAGGCCCAGGGGTGCTTTTAAGAACCGTGTTATGCAGGCTCAACAGTGTATGCGAGAAACCAAACAACGAGGTCCGAAAAGATGCTGCACCGCGCGGGGCTGGTTGGGctcgatgcgggcaaccaaacacaccctatgttCACCCCAGCAGTACACACAGACGACATTCCAATTTTATTACTCATGAGCACACTGACATAGTACTGGACTGCCCTGCTTTACCTGAAGTGCAGCGTAATATTCTTCTCCCAATGAGGGGAATTGCATTATTCTCAACTAATTCACTTCTACAAGACAAGAGCAAGCTCCTTCTACATCCATGGACACCAGAAGAACCTCAGAGTTTTATTACAAAGTACAAACGTCTCGAAAAACAGCTGCATTTTTCACTGTGGGAGCGAAGGCGCGTCCGGCTGGTTTTCAGGGCGTGCGGCTTGAAATGCTGGGATTTCCATGTATGCTTTGTAAAATCTCTCCAAATGTGGATATTTCGACTGCAAGGAAACAATTGCTTCTTATCAGCAGGTAAGCATAGGAAGTTTATTCGAGGGTGATGATTTAGTTCTACATGTGGAAGACTGAAACAACAGATGTTCCGTACCATGTCGATGTCGAAGCGCGTCACGCCAGCGTGTATCTGGGGCGCAAGGAACACGTCCGCCTGTACAGAGAAACAAAATATACAAGCACAGACTAGTCAATAACTTACAATTAACGGTCAGTAATTAAAGTGTCAAGCTAGTACTGAATTGATAATCTCCTATCTGAGGCATATAGCAGAGAGGGCATAATCAGTGTATCAGGAAGTTGTCAAGAAATAAAACGACTTGGTCTAAAATATATATTGTTAGAATAAATGTGGTACCTatcaaaagaaaaaacaaaattgaGCACAAAGCACAAACCAGTTGGACTTCATCTCCAGTAGCAAATTTACTGTCACATCCTTCCAGAAGTTTTTCAATTGCTATGGTGAAAGAGACAAAAATGTTGAGTACTACAGCACCCTTCGTTATGGTAAACTTTCTCTTTTGGAGTTGTAAGAGAAGTCAATAACAGAGTGTTGGAAACCATACCTCTAAATCCCTTGTCAATGTAATGATGCACTATCTGAAGGCTCTCATCGGGGCCCAATTTGCCTTTAATCAACCCCTAAATAAGAATAGCTCAAAATAAGGTTGTGTTTGGAATATTGCGCTAGTATTGTAGAACAACGTTTGGCCAAACAACAGCTGAGTGTAAGCGAACTTACGATAACAGCGTAACACTGAAGAGGTTGAATGCTCGAGCACACAATGTTTGCAATCTGCAACAAATAAGAAATCCATATATGTGTAGAGCTTGCAAGTTGCAGACAAAAGTTGCATAATGAAACGAGTAACCAAAAGCATGAGATTTCCAGAACTTTGTTGGTCCTTTTCCCTTTTCAGCATTAAGTATTCGGTGCAAACATAGCATTATGAACAGATTGAACACTTTAGTTGGTTTCAGTATAAGGTCCGTTTATCGAAAAAGTTGGTTTCAGTATATAAAGTCTGAGAAGAAAGAAAGAGTTAAAGTCAGTACGCAAACAACTCCTGACAAAAGTCAGTACCTGCAGATTAAGAGCCTTCCTTTTCAGATCTTGAGGTAAAAGAAGGTGCTGGGGATATTTGTCTTCAAGATACTACTCAACAGAAAGCAAGAAATTGTGTTGTCAATAGTACCAGAAGGCTGGACCACAGACAATAAAAAACATGATGAAGAGTTACTATTCACCAATATGATTGCAAGAGAGTCTGAAACCAAGATGTCCCCATCTTGTAGTGCTGGCACATACTTAATTGGATTGATTTTCTCATAATCTACAAGATGATCACAAGAAGAACCGTCAAAGTACTATATACTCCAACAAACTATACCTACTCAACAGAAAGGGAACTCCGCAGTGATCATAATTGCAACAACGAGAAATATCTCAGAAGGTACTCGTATTCAGTTCTCCCCTTTGATCCAGCAGAGTATGCAACACGAGTTTAATCCTGATATCACTGTAATGCTCTATGTATTGTCTGTATCTCTTCTGCTAATAGGGATCACCAGTATGCAATGAACCAATAATTTTATATGGTGATCAATGGTGCCATAGCTAGAAATATTTGTCAGGATAATTTCCTGATGTTACAACTTATCGATTAACTATGCCGCACAATTATTTGACACTATGTATCACCCTCTTTCAGACAAAGAGTGTATAATTGTAAAAGAAAAAGGCGTTTGTTGCTACTAACCTGTATCATTCCACTCCACCGCCCTGTACTCATATTCCACGCCTTCATTATGGAGAAGAACAATGAAATAACGATGAAATTGATAACGATGAAATTTTTCAATAGAAATGCTTTAAACTTGAGTCCTCCAACTGGCGGTTGTATTtaagcaattccgagactttataATATCTTTTGGGTTGATCGAGTAGACTGTTTTGTACATCCATCCCTTACAATTATATTAGTACATCCTAAACAAAACAATTGGCTCTGCCTACTCCAACTCTGGTTTAAGGATTTAAATACTCCATTTTAACATATACAAAGCTGCGCATTTTTACTTAACCCCACGACGGCTGGACCAACATTTCCACAAGTCAAATACTTGGTCCATTCATAGCAGTAGCTACAAATCCCTGAAAGCAAAGGAAATCATCCCCACAAAGACCTTCTGGACTAAAGCAGCGATGGATTGTACCCGGATTCATAGGAAAAGGATCGACACCACTTGGGAACGACCATGTCATGCACCTAATCGGTAATCCCCAAAGAAAACACAGTGGTATGTCTCTGCAGGGGGGAAGAAGGATTCGATGGGTGGTGGCTCTGTTtttggttacctttgaggctgaGGGCGATGCGGACCCGGTAGGAGCAGGAGCTGATCGCCGCGCTGTACAGGACGGGCTTCATCGCTGCCATGGCCAACACGCAGCAGCACTAGCTCCTGCCTGCTGGTGGTGAAGGAATGAGCTGTGACGCCGGACAAGAGTGGACGGACACTACAAGGTGAGGATGGAGAACAAGACAAGCTGACCATCCCCAAATCCAGAGAGCATCCATGTCCCAGTTATGCCGAGAGTTGGGCCGGGTCAGGCCAGCCCGTCCGTGctctgggccgggccgggccgcgTTGGGCTCGGGCCAGCTGGCCCGGCCAGCCTGTCGTGCCGTGCCAGCTCGTGCCGCCGCGCCAGGGACTCTGTCGTCGTGGTCACGCTCAAGCAGATCGTCGCTCATTAGCTATAACGAGGCACCCGGCCTCCGCGGTGGCCACGGTCCGCCATTGCCGCTGCTGCTGTGGTCGCGCTCGTCGCCGGGTGCCGTGAGCCGCCGCGACGGGCGCCCGTGACATCGAGATGGAGTCTGGGTGAGGGAGGAGGAGGCTCGTGGGCAGCGCGGCAGGGAATGCCGTGAAGACGGAGGTGGCAGCGCTGAGGTCCAGGGGTGAAGCCGAGGAGATCAGGGAGAGAAAGACGAACACATATTATTTGGGATCTGATTTTGACCAGTCAAGTCTGAATGGCTTTCACGCATAGTTTTTTTTAGAAGAACTTGTGGGGAAGTACCAGGTGATACCAATCGCACTCTGAAAACATCAAAGTTAAGTGtgtaaaaaaatcaatttttttatgTTCACAAGACATATGTCTACAATGCCTAAATTTTTTTGAATCAAAATTTGAAATATAGAAAAGACACAAAAATATATAAATCCAGCACAAATAGTGTCAAAAAAGACAGGGATAAAAATTTGACACTCTTCATgatggatttgtcttttttgtgtctCTTTATGGATTTTGATGTATGACTAGAATTCTTCAGGAAATGTACATACATGTCTTCTGGACATCCCAAACAAATCAGAATTATTTTAACACATTAAAATTTgatatttttggaatggaagcatgAGTGCGTTCTAGTATTGGTATCACTAGATATTATATCTGGCTTTTACTTGATGTATAATGCAAACTATAGTGCGTTTATATGCGTTGGGAGAGACAGTGGTGTTCTCTACACGCATATACTGTACGACATTGTGGGCCTTCACCATGCCGGGTCGTGTTCGTGCTGGCCCATCACGTAGTCTAGGGCCGTGCTGCCCATTGTGCTCAGCTGTTAGGCCCAGGACGGCACGCTACTACTTTGGATCATGCCAGCCTGGCACATCAACCATCGGGTCGTGCTGGGCCTAGGCCACGTCTTGCGCTGGCTCAAGAAAGTATGGCCCAAGTCTGGACATTAATCTCGGCGATGACGAAGAAACAAGAAAAGTAGGGTGATCACCATTGCTCTGCAAACCATGGCTCCAGACTTGAATGTTTTACATTTTATAAGCATTCATTTTCTCATAGAGAAAATAGATACTGATATGTTCGTGAGAATAAGTATAATAAGGGGAGTATACCTGCTTGCATGACACTTTTGCCTATGTGAAAGAGACCTAGAAAATTCAGAGGGGGGGTGAgctttcatgcaagagtcatgcTCTGTGTGTGCTCCTAGGCAAATGTTATAAATacgaagaaagagaaagagagaatgTTGAAAAAGCAATAGTCTAATACTCAATCTTATagtctactacctccgtccgggtttattagtcttCGTTGTATTTTGGGTCAAACTTTGACCTTCGATTAAACTAGCAAAAAATAAGTTATATCCCTAAAAGTGGTATCAGAAACTTCTTTCAAATGCAAATTCAACACTAAAAGTTCTGTCATATAGAACCTATATTTTGCTAGTCTTATGTGCATGAAGCAAAATTATCGATTACAACATAATAATGTTTAATTTGGCACAAAGTATGAAAGGAACCAATAAACCTAGACGGAggtagttgtaacgccccggacacacccgtcggtggtcgttactcctggcaggatctagactggcctcacagatcaatactagtcttttctacgcactttgtcctcactcgtgcgcacccgggagcaacttctcggtcggtcacccatcctgaaattactccaagctaagcatgcttaactttggagttctttccgaatgggctcccggaaaaaaagaattccttattgatatgaatagtctatcatccctaataagtcaGGCTATCACAGTAGTACCTTACTATACTATGCATGATGGCTCAGATGACATGGCAACTGCATATAGCCATCATTCAACTATACTATTAGCCTTGCTTTGTGCCCGAGGCATCTCATTGTCTCTGCACACATTATGATTTGACTAGACCATGATGGCGCTCGTCCATTGGGCTGGGTTTCCGTGCACTGGTCTAATAGCCAATGTATAAGTTTTCGTGCACCACTTTTTCCTTCCTCTCTCTTTA
Protein-coding regions in this window:
- the LOC123165529 gene encoding glutathione S-transferase-like isoform X1, yielding MAAMKPVLYSAAISSCSYRVRIALSLKGVEYEYRAVEWNDTDYEKINPIKYVPALQDGDILVSDSLAIILYLEDKYPQHLLLPQDLKRKALNLQIANIVCSSIQPLQCYAVIGLIKGKLGPDESLQIVHHYIDKGFRAIEKLLEGCDSKFATGDEVQLADVFLAPQIHAGVTRFDIDMSKYPHLERFYKAYMEIPAFQAARPENQPDAPSLPQ
- the LOC123165529 gene encoding glutathione S-transferase-like isoform X2, whose translation is MAAMKPVLYSAAISSCSYRVRIALSLKDYEKINPIKYVPALQDGDILVSDSLAIILYLEDKYPQHLLLPQDLKRKALNLQIANIVCSSIQPLQCYAVIGLIKGKLGPDESLQIVHHYIDKGFRAIEKLLEGCDSKFATGDEVQLADVFLAPQIHAGVTRFDIDMSKYPHLERFYKAYMEIPAFQAARPENQPDAPSLPQ